TGTTTTATCTGAAATTCCTTGCAAAAGACACCACCTCCTGACAGCAGGAGTATCTTACAGACTGTGGCATCGTGAACCCTCGGCATTCTTTTTATCATGCCAGAGACAGCATATCACGGGGTAAACACCACCTATCAAATACGTTTACAAATATACATTGTTTTTTCATATCTGCCGACAAATTCAAGAAGAAAATAGGCATAAAATCAAAACCCGACAGAGTTCAACCGATTTTTCCCGCCATTATAAAGCAAGAGAAGTACGGATATACCGACCATTTGAGATTTCCTTGCAGCGTATCAAAAAAAAGAAAAACAAGGCATACATGAAGCTTTTACCACCCCATTGATGTCAATATATTTCATATAAGATTTGGAATCGCCTTCAAAAAACATTATCTTTGTGTCGGGGAGAGCAGCAAACAGTTCTCCCCTTTTCTGTATCTAATCCCTTCATCTCTTGGAAAATGCAGACAAACTCATATCAAATCATCTTGCAAAACCTATCGAATCACGGCCTAATCTGCGTCAGAACACCACGTAACTCAATAGAGAACACCTGACGATTTGATGCAAACAAGAAGCTGAAAGAATTGACATTGGCTTACAGTCAAAATCATATTGTAAAGTTATCTGAGTTTTTCCTTAAATAAACTTAATGGATTTCCTCATGTAAGAACAGTTCCTTTCATCCTCCCCTAAAGTCCTTTCTTGTAACAATCAGCACTGTCAGCCCATCATGGAAGACTCCACACAGCTGCAATTCTGCAAGGCAAAACAATTCAATCTGTTTTTTCAATCTCTGCACAATATAACCACATGTAAAACGTTTTTAGAGTAAAAGAACCATAATTAGAATGCCTATGAAGTATTTTACTCAAAAAGAAACCTTGCCATCTGAAAAGACCTTGCAGATTATCCGACAGATAGCCTACACCTATCGGGTGATTAAAGTGAACGGAAAAAACGAGGTATTCTGTCTGAACTAAGCTCTAAAAACACTCACAGATGAAAACATTAGTATCGCCATCACTGTTGGCAGCCGACTTTCTTCACCTGAAAGACGAAATCGAAATGATTAACAACAGCCAGGCAGATTGGCTGCATATGGACATCATGGATGGCGTATTCGTGCCCAACATCTCTTTCGGTTTTCCCGTTCTTGAGGCTGTAAGCAAGGTGTGTAAAAAGCCTTTGGATGTGCATTTCATGATTGTGCATCCCGAACAATACATTGAACAGACTGCCAAACTCGGTGCCATGATGATGAATGTGCACTATGAAACCTGTACGCATCTGCACCGAACCGTACAGCAAATCCATGCTGCCGGCATGAAAGCGGGTGTCACCTTGAACCCTTCAACGCCTGTAAGCATGCTCGAAGATATTATCTATGATGTCGACATGGTATTGCTGATGAGTGTCAATCCGGGCTTTGGCGGACAGAAATTCATCGAGAACACCATTCGCAAAGTGAAGCGTCTGCGCAAGATGATTGACGATGCAGGAACGCATACGCTTATCGAAATTGACGGTGGAGTGCAAGGCGAAACAGCGCCACGATTGGTGAAAGCCGGCGCAGATGTACTTGTCAGTGGAAGCTATGTGTTCAAAAGTGCTGACCCTCATGCGACCATTGAGGCCTTGAAAAAATTGGAATAAGCTTCTATAAGCATCTGTTTCAACAAACAAGAACCCTCATGCAGGCCTGCCACCAACAGCTAAACCATCTGCAAAGTGATTTGGTTGTCTCTCACCATCCTGCGGAGATTGAGGATAGCATAGCGCATGCGACCGAGACTTGTGTTGATACTTACATTGGTCATTTCAGCGATTTCCTTGAATGAAAGCTGCTGATAGAACCGCATATATACGACTTCACGCTGTGTTTCCGGCAGGAAATTCATCAGTTTTCTGACATCTTCCAGCACCTGTGTGTTGACATATTCACTTTCTATGTCAAGCGAAACGAAGTCTTTGGAACCGATGTTCGAAAGGTCGTTATCAGAGGATGTATCAACAATCTTCTGCACTTTCACCCCCCGATAATGGTCCATGATGACGTTATGAGCAATGCGCATGACCCAAGCTCCAAACTTTCCACTCGGTGAATACTTACCTTGTTGCAGCTTGGTAATGACTTTTACGAACGTCTCTTGAAAGAGATCATCAGCGATTTCGCGGTTATGAACGACAAATAGGATATAGGAAAACAACTTGGACTGATGGCGTAATAACAGTTCATCAAACGCCCGATTATCGCCATTGACATAGTCTACGGCCAACTTCTCATCAGTCATTACATTCAGATTCTTCATTCCTTAAAACTTTAATTCTGAGTAAAATTGTTCCTATAGGCGTCGTATTTATGATGTTTCAAAATTATTTTATCCTCATGTAGACCACGCAAATACAAACTGAGAAAAGTCAACTTTTCTCATCGTTCAATGTGGCTTACACGCTGCAAAGATAGATGAAATTTCATTTACTGCCAAATATTTCGAACAAAAAAAGAGGTTGGAGCAGGAAGCTTCCAACCTCGAGGGCGATTTAGAAAAGCTCTAAATCATCAAAAAATATGTGACAAATATAACCCTTATGAATGAGAAAAGCAAATTTTTCATAAGGAAAAATCATTTTTTTAACATCTTAAGTGCATCCCAAAAGACAGAACATCCATCACACAATGAGTTTATGCCCAACACATCAAGCCACAAAATACGCCTTAACCAGCTTATAATCAATATATTATCTCCATAATAAACCTTTCTGTCTCTCACTTTCCCGAACGATAGAAAAATACATTTCAGCCCATGACTCCTTTCAACTGATAATGCCAGACAATCCCCTTCAAAAGAGAGAAAAAAACATAATAAAACATTAAAACAAAGCCATAAAGGAACAAAATGTTTATTCCGACAAAACAAAATGCAATATTTTTTTAGGTATATTATTGCAATCTATAAAATTATTTATTAATTTTGTCAGTGCAAATTATACTAATCTAATAAAACAAAAAAAGTATGCTTATCCAATTGAAACCAATTCGCATTGCGTTTATTGGAGTCCTATTGCTATTTGTAGGAAATCTATCTGCGCAGACAATCAAGGGAAACGTGAGCGACAAGTCCGGCGAACCTGTTATCGGAGCGACGGTGATGGAGACTGGAAGTCAGGGAAATGGCGTTATCACTGACCTTGATGGAAACTTTGTTCTCAATATGAAAGGGAACATGAAGAAGATTACCGTGTCTTATGTGGGCATGAAAACTCAGACACTTGGTGTTGCAGGAAAGAACACTGTCAACGTCGTTCTCGAAGACGAAGCAACAAGTTTGAACGATGTTGTCGTTATCGGCTATGGCTCAGTAAAGCGCAAAGACATCACCGGTTCGGTGTCGACAGTCAGTAATGAGGCCCTTGCAGCCGTACCGGTTGCCTCTGCTTCCGAGGCTTTGACCGGCAAGTTAGCCGGTGTTCAGGTAACAACATCAGAGGGATCTCCTGATGCAACGGTGAAAATTCGCGTGCGCGGAGGTGGCTCTATCACGCAAAGTAACGACCCACTGTTTATTGTTGACGGCTTCCCTGTTGATGACATCAGCAACATTCCGGCTACGGATATCGAAGATATTACCGTGCTGAAAGATGCTTCTTCAACTGCAATTTATGGTAGCCGAGGTGCAAATGGTGTTATTCTTGTCACGACCAAAAACGGTAAATCAGGTAAAGTCAACGTGAGTTATAACACGTATTACAGCTGGAAGAAACTTGCCAAGAAGATGAATGTGCTCTCTCCTGCTGACTATGCAAAATGGCAATATGAGCTTGCCTTGCTCAAGAACGACAACAATCCAAACAAAATCAACTCCTATACAGACTATTTTGGAAACTACAGAGACATTGACCTATATAATAATGTGAAAGGAAATGACTGGCAAGACATGACCTATGGTCGTATCGGTCATACCTATAACCACAATCTCAGCGTTACAGGTGGCAATGAAAACATAAAGTATTCATTCAGTTATGCACACATTAACGACAAGGCAATCATGGTAGGTTCGAGCTTTAAGCGTGATAACTTCAGTCTGAAGCTCAATACAAAACCTTCTAAAACAACGACTTTTGACCTGCAAGCCCGCTTTAGTGACACTGATATTCGTGGTGGCGGTGCAAATGATTCACAGGGGAAATTCGATACTGACAAGCGCTTGAAAGATGCCGTTATCTATCCTGTTATCCCATTGCGAGGCCTTGATGAGGCCAACACTTCATTCGATGACAGCGACATGAACATCTATGATCCGCTCACTTCTGCAGCTGATAACGATAGGAAAAAACAGAATAAGAACCTGAATATGGCTGGTTCTTTCGGTTGGGAGATTATCAAGCATCTCACATTAAAGACCGAATTCGGCTATGATTATTATACATTGTACGACAAACGCTTCTTTGGTTTGACCTCTTATCAGGCTCGCAACTATGCTGATCAGGCTTTTGCCAATCATCCATTAATCAGTCTTGACAATGATGTTCGCGAAAGGTTCCGCAACACCAACACGATTAACTATGACTTCAAAAGCCTTTTCAAAACGAAAGACCACAGTCTTAACATGTTGCTTGGACATGAATATATCATCACAAAAGAACATGAAAATATCAATCAGGTTGTAGGATTTCCGAAGACTTATGACGCTGCTACAGCATGGCGTTTGTCTTCACAAGGAACAGCATCTGCAACAAGTGACTTCTATTATCCTGACGACAAGCTGCTCTCTTTCTTTACCCGTGCCAACTATAGCTATAAAGATAAGTATCTGGCCAGTGCCACATTCCGCGCTGACGCCTCCTCAAAGTTCTCGAAAGGAAACCGTTGGGGCTACTTCCCCTCAGCTGCTTTAGCATGGCGAATCACAAGTGAGAAGTTCATGAACGGTACGAGAAAGTGGCTCGATGACCTTAAATTGCGTTTCAGTTTGGGTACAGCGGGCAACAATAATATCGCTTCGGGACAGCTCATTCAGGAATATATGCCCTATGAAGCTACCGCTCCACAACGTACTTGGGTGAATGGTTTCACCAACCCATTGAGACCATCCAACTACATGGCTAACCCTGATTTGAAATGGGAGACCACAATCACTCGCAACATCGGATTGGACTGGACACTGTTCAATGGCAAGCTGAATGGAAGCTTTGAGTTCTATAAAAACACCACAAAAGACTTGCTGATAGCTTTCCCTGTGTCAGGAACCGGCTACGAATACCAGTATAGAAACCTTGGAAAGACTCAGAATGTAGGCTTTGAAACAACGTTCACCTGGCACGTCATCAATAAGAAGAACTGGGGTATTGACTTAAGTGGAAACATCAATTTCAACAAGAATAAGATTAAACAACTCGGCATTAACGACTTCTATCAAGAGACACGTTGGGCGTCAAGTGAAATTGATCCCGAGTACATTGTAGCTGTTGGAGGTCATGTCGGAGAGATTATTGGCTATCAGAATGCAGGTAGATATGAGGTTTCCGACTTCAAAGGATATGATGCTTCGACTGAAAAATGGATATTGAAAGACGGTGTTGACGATGCAAGTGCTATCGTTGGCAAACTTCGTCCGGGTTCTTTGAAGCTGAAAGACTTAGACGGTGACCATAAAATTACCCCTAACGACAAGACCAAGATCGGTGATGTGACTCCAACTTGCTTTGGCGGTTTCAACATCAACGTACGCGCCTACAACTTCGATTTGGGTGCACAGTTCAACTATTCTATCGGCAATCAAGAATACAATGCCAACAAGATTGAATACACAACGACTGGAAAATACATCTACCGCAACATGATTGACGTCATGGCTGAGGGCAAACGATGGACTAATCTCGACCCAGAAACAGGTTTGTTGTGCAATGATCCCGTGCGTTTGGCAAAGCTCAATGAGAACACAACCATGTGGTCTCCCTACATGAGTAAGATGGTGTTGACCGACTGGGCCATTGAAGATGCATCGTTCCTGCGCCTCAACACACTCACCTTGGGTTACACCTTGCCAAACCACTTGACTCGCCGTGTCGGTATAAACAGCCTCCGTCTATATTGCACAGGCTACAATCTGTTCACGATTACAGGCTATTCCGGCTTCGATCCAGAGTCTGATACGGTCAAGAAGAACGCCCTCACGCCTAATGTTGACTATTCAGCATACCCCAAGAGTCGTTCATTTGTCATCGGTATGAATCTTAATTTCTAAACGAATTCTTATGAAAAAATATATCAACTATACATTATTGTCGGCCCTCATTGCTGGCATGACACTGACTTCTTGTGATATAGATGCGCCCACGCAATCGTCACTTGACGAGTCAACTACCTTTTCAACATACTCTCTGGCAGAGGCCGAAATCATGTCGGTAAACGTTTCTTTCGGTGAAACCAATTCCTATCGTGGTCGCTTTCTGCCCTATTATGGTTTGAACAGTGATGTGGAAGTAGGCAGTGGAACCTATCCTTCAAAGACCAATGCTACCAACGAGAAGCAGGCTTTATGGAACTATGACACGCCGGCAAACAACCCACAAATGAATACCGACAATAACGCTTATGCCAAGTTCTACGAAGGAATTGAGCGTGCAAACCTTGCTATTGTCGGCATCAGAAAATATGGAAACATAGAGAAGAACCCTGATATGGCGCAACTCTTAGGCGAAGCTTTGACCCTAAGAGCAGTTATCTATACAGACTTAACGAAGGCTTGGGGCGATGTTCCGGCACGTTTTACGCCCAACAACAACGATAACATCTACCTGCCACGCACCAACCGTGACTCTATCTACAAGGTTCTTTTAAATGATTTGAAAGAGGCCGAAAGCTATTGCTACTGGCCAAATCAAAGTTCAATTACCAA
The nucleotide sequence above comes from Segatella oris. Encoded proteins:
- a CDS encoding RNA polymerase sigma factor, which gives rise to MKNLNVMTDEKLAVDYVNGDNRAFDELLLRHQSKLFSYILFVVHNREIADDLFQETFVKVITKLQQGKYSPSGKFGAWVMRIAHNVIMDHYRGVKVQKIVDTSSDNDLSNIGSKDFVSLDIESEYVNTQVLEDVRKLMNFLPETQREVVYMRFYQQLSFKEIAEMTNVSINTSLGRMRYAILNLRRMVRDNQITLQMV
- a CDS encoding SusC/RagA family TonB-linked outer membrane protein; the encoded protein is MLIQLKPIRIAFIGVLLLFVGNLSAQTIKGNVSDKSGEPVIGATVMETGSQGNGVITDLDGNFVLNMKGNMKKITVSYVGMKTQTLGVAGKNTVNVVLEDEATSLNDVVVIGYGSVKRKDITGSVSTVSNEALAAVPVASASEALTGKLAGVQVTTSEGSPDATVKIRVRGGGSITQSNDPLFIVDGFPVDDISNIPATDIEDITVLKDASSTAIYGSRGANGVILVTTKNGKSGKVNVSYNTYYSWKKLAKKMNVLSPADYAKWQYELALLKNDNNPNKINSYTDYFGNYRDIDLYNNVKGNDWQDMTYGRIGHTYNHNLSVTGGNENIKYSFSYAHINDKAIMVGSSFKRDNFSLKLNTKPSKTTTFDLQARFSDTDIRGGGANDSQGKFDTDKRLKDAVIYPVIPLRGLDEANTSFDDSDMNIYDPLTSAADNDRKKQNKNLNMAGSFGWEIIKHLTLKTEFGYDYYTLYDKRFFGLTSYQARNYADQAFANHPLISLDNDVRERFRNTNTINYDFKSLFKTKDHSLNMLLGHEYIITKEHENINQVVGFPKTYDAATAWRLSSQGTASATSDFYYPDDKLLSFFTRANYSYKDKYLASATFRADASSKFSKGNRWGYFPSAALAWRITSEKFMNGTRKWLDDLKLRFSLGTAGNNNIASGQLIQEYMPYEATAPQRTWVNGFTNPLRPSNYMANPDLKWETTITRNIGLDWTLFNGKLNGSFEFYKNTTKDLLIAFPVSGTGYEYQYRNLGKTQNVGFETTFTWHVINKKNWGIDLSGNINFNKNKIKQLGINDFYQETRWASSEIDPEYIVAVGGHVGEIIGYQNAGRYEVSDFKGYDASTEKWILKDGVDDASAIVGKLRPGSLKLKDLDGDHKITPNDKTKIGDVTPTCFGGFNINVRAYNFDLGAQFNYSIGNQEYNANKIEYTTTGKYIYRNMIDVMAEGKRWTNLDPETGLLCNDPVRLAKLNENTTMWSPYMSKMVLTDWAIEDASFLRLNTLTLGYTLPNHLTRRVGINSLRLYCTGYNLFTITGYSGFDPESDTVKKNALTPNVDYSAYPKSRSFVIGMNLNF
- the rpe gene encoding ribulose-phosphate 3-epimerase — protein: MKTLVSPSLLAADFLHLKDEIEMINNSQADWLHMDIMDGVFVPNISFGFPVLEAVSKVCKKPLDVHFMIVHPEQYIEQTAKLGAMMMNVHYETCTHLHRTVQQIHAAGMKAGVTLNPSTPVSMLEDIIYDVDMVLLMSVNPGFGGQKFIENTIRKVKRLRKMIDDAGTHTLIEIDGGVQGETAPRLVKAGADVLVSGSYVFKSADPHATIEALKKLE